A single Candidatus Liberibacter asiaticus DNA region contains:
- a CDS encoding phosphatidate cytidylyltransferase: MLQELKWRIVTGLVMACSFILISWIGGIWFRLWTMVMSLCIYYEWKIITGSVSLSLSEKILGLFTFFLVFFMIITGFFKSAFFLLMLYSFIDWMISIMKNRAFWRALGVVYSGLPSIALSSLRGDDAKGCVIVFFVLSVVWATDIFAYFIGRFVGGPKIAPKISPRKTWSGSIGGLFCGVGVGVALLSFFCANCFELALAVSILLSVSCQLGDLFESYIKRYFGIKQSGWLLPGHGGVMDRVDGLVFSCFLMSAISFFGIATEMIGVLK; this comes from the coding sequence ATGTTACAAGAGTTGAAATGGAGAATCGTTACCGGATTAGTTATGGCGTGTAGCTTTATCCTAATATCTTGGATAGGAGGTATATGGTTTCGTCTGTGGACGATGGTAATGAGTCTATGTATCTACTATGAATGGAAGATTATTACGGGTTCAGTCTCTTTAAGTTTGAGTGAGAAAATTCTAGGATTATTCACTTTTTTCCTTGTATTTTTTATGATAATTACAGGTTTTTTTAAGTCAGCTTTTTTTCTTTTGATGCTTTATTCTTTTATAGATTGGATGATTTCAATAATGAAGAATAGAGCCTTTTGGCGTGCGTTAGGCGTTGTATACTCTGGATTACCATCAATTGCACTGTCTTCTCTTCGTGGAGATGATGCTAAGGGGTGCGTTATAGTTTTTTTTGTTTTGTCTGTAGTATGGGCAACTGATATTTTTGCATACTTTATCGGGCGTTTTGTAGGTGGGCCTAAAATAGCACCTAAAATATCTCCTAGAAAAACTTGGTCGGGATCTATTGGTGGGCTATTTTGTGGTGTTGGTGTCGGCGTGGCTTTGTTATCTTTCTTTTGTGCTAATTGTTTCGAATTAGCGCTGGCTGTTTCTATATTGCTCTCTGTATCTTGCCAACTAGGAGATCTTTTTGAATCCTATATTAAAAGGTATTTTGGTATTAAACAATCAGGATGGTTGTTGCCAGGGCATGGTGGTGTGATGGATAGGGTTGATGGATTAGTTTTTTCCTGTTTTCTTATGTCTGCTATTTCTTTTTTTGGAATAGCGACAGAGATGATAGGCGTGCTAAAATAG
- the rseP gene encoding RIP metalloprotease RseP encodes MVARLCNIRVLSFSVGFGPELIGITSRSGVRWKVSLIPLGGYVSFSEDEKDMRSFFCAAPWKKILTVLAGPLANCVMAILFFTFFFYNTGVMKPVVSNVSPASPAAIAGVKKGDCIISLDGITVSAFEEVAPYVRENPLHEISLVLYREHVGVLHLKVMPRLQDTVDRFGIKRQVPSVGISFSYDETKLHSRTVLQSFSRGLDEISSITRGFLGVLSSAFGKDTRLNQISGPVGIARIAKNFFDHGFNAYIAFLAMFSWAIGFMNLLPIPILDGGHLITFLLEMIRGKSLGVSVTRVITRMGLCIILFLFFLGIRNDIYGLMQ; translated from the coding sequence ATGGTAGCACGTTTGTGTAATATCAGGGTGCTATCTTTTTCTGTGGGATTTGGGCCAGAGCTTATTGGGATAACCAGTCGGTCTGGTGTGCGTTGGAAGGTTTCTCTTATTCCTTTAGGGGGATATGTTTCTTTTTCAGAAGATGAGAAAGATATGCGTTCCTTCTTTTGTGCTGCGCCATGGAAAAAAATTCTGACTGTATTAGCTGGTCCATTGGCAAATTGCGTTATGGCTATTTTGTTCTTTACGTTTTTTTTCTATAATACAGGCGTAATGAAGCCGGTTGTATCTAATGTTTCCCCCGCTAGTCCTGCTGCTATTGCTGGTGTTAAAAAAGGCGATTGTATAATATCGCTTGATGGAATAACGGTATCGGCGTTTGAAGAAGTTGCGCCTTATGTAAGAGAAAATCCCTTGCATGAGATATCGCTCGTGTTGTATCGTGAACATGTTGGTGTATTGCACCTGAAGGTCATGCCTCGTCTTCAAGATACTGTGGATCGATTTGGTATTAAGAGGCAGGTTCCATCTGTTGGAATATCATTTAGTTATGATGAGACCAAATTGCACAGTAGGACGGTTTTGCAGTCATTTTCAAGAGGATTAGATGAGATTAGTTCAATTACGAGAGGATTTTTGGGTGTATTAAGCAGTGCTTTTGGGAAAGATACAAGATTAAATCAAATATCTGGACCCGTGGGTATTGCAAGGATTGCAAAAAACTTTTTTGATCATGGTTTTAATGCCTATATAGCATTCTTGGCTATGTTTTCTTGGGCGATAGGTTTTATGAATTTATTGCCTATTCCTATTTTGGATGGTGGGCATTTAATAACTTTTCTTTTGGAAATGATAAGAGGTAAGTCGCTTGGAGTTTCTGTTACAAGAGTTATTACGAGGATGGGATTGTGTATAATCCTGTTTTTATTTTTTCTTGGTATTCGTAATGACATTTATGGGTTAATGCAGTAG
- the tsf gene encoding translation elongation factor Ts gives MSKVSAVAVKELRGKTGAGIMDCKNALLEAKGDSELAIDILRTKGAMAASKREGRKVSEGLIGIARDGYKKASIVEVNVETDSLAKNTDFQSLVSNIAGIALSTDGSLDNVLAMPFDHSGITVGDGIKQQIAITGECIKLRRSALLCVSEGVISSYLHASPSEGLGSIGVLVALQSSAEDKELLSAIGEKIAVHVMLASPSVISVQMLDPSIVANKRAHYMTEALDSGKSGNIVEKIVNGKMQSFCKECVLLHQGFVVDPSKTVSDFLKESEKSIGASIEVVGVSHFVVGKENDDG, from the coding sequence ATGAGTAAGGTATCTGCTGTTGCGGTAAAGGAGTTACGTGGGAAAACTGGTGCAGGTATCATGGACTGCAAAAATGCCCTTTTGGAAGCTAAGGGTGATAGTGAATTAGCGATTGATATTTTGCGCACTAAAGGAGCTATGGCAGCTAGTAAGAGAGAGGGTAGAAAGGTTTCAGAGGGGCTTATAGGAATTGCTCGTGATGGATATAAGAAGGCATCGATTGTAGAAGTCAATGTTGAGACCGATAGTTTGGCAAAAAACACTGATTTTCAGAGTCTTGTTTCTAATATTGCGGGTATTGCTCTTTCCACCGATGGTTCTTTGGACAATGTTCTTGCGATGCCATTTGACCATAGTGGGATTACTGTGGGGGATGGAATTAAGCAGCAGATTGCTATCACCGGTGAATGTATTAAGCTGAGGCGTTCCGCTCTTCTGTGTGTTTCGGAAGGGGTCATCTCTTCGTATCTTCATGCTTCTCCTTCTGAGGGTTTAGGATCGATTGGTGTTCTTGTAGCGTTGCAGTCTTCTGCGGAAGATAAGGAATTGCTTTCTGCGATTGGAGAGAAGATTGCAGTGCATGTAATGCTGGCTTCTCCTTCGGTGATTTCTGTGCAGATGCTTGATCCTTCTATTGTTGCTAATAAACGTGCCCATTACATGACAGAAGCACTTGATTCTGGGAAATCAGGTAATATTGTTGAAAAGATCGTAAATGGAAAGATGCAAAGCTTTTGTAAGGAATGTGTTCTTTTGCATCAGGGGTTTGTTGTTGATCCTTCCAAAACTGTATCAGATTTTTTGAAAGAATCTGAAAAATCAATCGGTGCTTCTATTGAAGTTGTTGGTGTATCTCATTTTGTTGTGGGTAAAGAAAATGATGATGGTTAG
- the pyrH gene encoding UMP kinase → MSDFPYKRVLLKVSGEALAGISGFGVDIDSVNRICADIAEVYAKGIEIGIVVGGGNIFRGSQVVAENYLLCERSTVDSMGMLSTVINALALDLALRKINVPTVILSSIFMPQVCEVFSCRNAVSYLSQGKVVIFSGGTGNAFLTTDSAAALRASEIGADVILKGTQVDGVYSADPRVHASSTRFDSLTYNQFIEKGLKVMDCASVVLARDCSIPIIVFSIHSPGGIWGGLSGIGRSTIISGE, encoded by the coding sequence TTGTCTGATTTTCCGTATAAACGTGTTCTTTTAAAAGTTTCAGGTGAGGCTCTTGCTGGAATTTCGGGGTTTGGAGTTGATATAGATTCGGTTAATCGGATATGTGCAGATATAGCAGAAGTATATGCGAAGGGTATTGAAATTGGAATTGTTGTAGGTGGGGGTAATATATTCAGAGGCAGTCAAGTTGTTGCAGAGAATTATCTGTTATGTGAACGCTCTACAGTTGATTCTATGGGTATGTTGTCGACAGTTATAAATGCTTTGGCGTTAGATCTTGCTTTGCGTAAAATTAACGTACCGACTGTGATTTTGTCCTCTATATTTATGCCGCAAGTATGTGAGGTTTTTTCGTGTCGAAATGCGGTGTCTTATCTTTCTCAGGGTAAAGTGGTTATATTTTCTGGTGGAACTGGCAATGCTTTTTTGACGACTGATTCAGCGGCAGCATTGCGGGCAAGTGAGATAGGAGCTGATGTGATTTTAAAAGGTACGCAAGTAGATGGTGTGTATTCTGCGGATCCTCGTGTACATGCTTCTTCTACGCGTTTCGATAGTTTAACGTATAATCAGTTTATAGAGAAGGGTTTAAAAGTGATGGATTGTGCGTCTGTTGTTTTGGCTCGTGATTGTTCTATCCCTATAATTGTGTTTTCTATTCATTCTCCAGGAGGAATTTGGGGGGGGTTGTCTGGAATAGGACGTAGTACTATTATATCTGGGGAATAG
- a CDS encoding MucR family transcriptional regulator, with protein sequence MDDDASFDSSERFLEMTVDIVAAYVSNHVVPMADIGSLITDVHSALQRVVSRAPCQDNVQPERLKPAVPIRKSIENGCLYCLEDGMQFKSLKRHLKTHHNMTPDEYRIKWNLASDYPMVSREYATTRSKLAKNMGLGRGRKKRVLTSKV encoded by the coding sequence ATGGATGACGATGCTTCTTTTGATAGCTCTGAGAGATTTCTCGAGATGACTGTTGATATAGTTGCCGCGTATGTGAGCAATCACGTTGTTCCGATGGCTGATATCGGAAGTCTCATTACGGACGTGCACTCTGCGCTTCAGAGAGTAGTTTCTCGTGCTCCTTGTCAGGATAACGTGCAACCTGAAAGGCTCAAACCAGCAGTACCAATACGCAAATCTATAGAAAATGGTTGTCTATATTGTTTGGAAGATGGGATGCAATTTAAGTCTTTAAAGCGTCATCTTAAAACGCATCACAATATGACTCCTGATGAGTACCGTATTAAGTGGAATTTAGCTAGTGACTATCCGATGGTTTCTCGAGAATATGCTACTACTCGTTCGAAACTTGCTAAGAATATGGGTCTTGGGCGTGGTCGTAAAAAACGTGTATTGACTTCTAAGGTATGA
- the rpsB gene encoding 30S ribosomal protein S2 — protein MALPQFTIRQLLESGVQFGHRNFLWNPKMERYIFCERNNTHIIDLSQTVPMLQKALQVISDTVARGGRILFVATKSQASDCVMEAAKRSAQYCVNSKWLGGMMTNWKTVSQSIQKLRDLEELLNKENQGFTKKERLNIERKRDKLKRALDGIRDMGGLPDLMFVVDTNREKLAIQEARRLRIPIVAVVDTNSNPDLVDYVIPGNDDSSRSIALFCDLVASAAIDGIARQHSYMGADTKSAGETVVHSKEGMQLEEDSQSSESSVLDGQEVAVVPELMS, from the coding sequence ATGGCTCTTCCACAATTTACCATACGACAGCTCTTAGAGAGTGGAGTACAATTTGGTCATCGGAATTTTTTATGGAATCCGAAGATGGAACGTTACATTTTTTGTGAGCGGAATAACACTCACATTATAGATCTTTCTCAAACAGTTCCTATGTTGCAGAAGGCGTTGCAAGTTATTTCTGATACTGTTGCACGAGGCGGCCGTATTTTATTTGTAGCTACGAAGTCACAAGCTTCTGATTGTGTCATGGAAGCTGCCAAACGTTCTGCGCAGTATTGTGTAAATTCTAAGTGGTTAGGTGGTATGATGACCAACTGGAAAACTGTTTCTCAATCTATTCAGAAATTGCGAGATTTAGAGGAGCTCCTCAATAAGGAAAACCAAGGGTTTACTAAGAAAGAACGTTTAAATATCGAACGTAAGCGTGATAAGCTCAAAAGAGCTCTAGATGGTATCCGTGATATGGGTGGATTGCCTGATTTAATGTTTGTTGTTGACACCAATCGGGAGAAGCTTGCTATCCAAGAGGCTCGTCGCTTGCGCATACCCATAGTAGCAGTGGTTGATACTAATAGCAATCCTGACTTGGTGGATTATGTCATACCAGGAAATGACGATTCCTCTCGCTCTATTGCGCTGTTTTGCGATCTTGTTGCATCGGCAGCTATTGATGGTATTGCACGACAGCATAGTTATATGGGTGCAGATACAAAGTCTGCAGGTGAAACTGTGGTTCATTCAAAAGAGGGTATGCAGCTGGAAGAGGATTCACAATCTTCCGAAAGTTCGGTGCTTGATGGTCAAGAGGTGGCTGTTGTTCCTGAATTGATGAGTTGA
- the frr gene encoding ribosome recycling factor, with amino-acid sequence MNQVIDLQNIKDRMGDTISFLKKDMMTLRTGRVSPSMLDLVKVEAYGSHVPLNQVANVTVLEPRMLVVSVWDKEMVASVERGIHESNLGLNPIVEGQVLRIPVPETTEERRLALVKVAHAYAEKSKISVRNIRRDGMDHLKKSRKSGKASEDMVASLENDIQKITDSTIKNIDSFFEEKKKEIMHF; translated from the coding sequence ATGAATCAGGTGATTGATTTGCAAAACATCAAAGATCGTATGGGTGACACTATTTCTTTTTTAAAGAAAGATATGATGACTTTGCGCACTGGGAGAGTTTCTCCCTCCATGCTTGATCTAGTAAAAGTTGAAGCGTATGGTTCACATGTCCCTCTAAATCAGGTGGCTAACGTTACAGTATTAGAGCCTCGTATGCTTGTAGTTTCTGTTTGGGATAAGGAAATGGTTGCATCTGTAGAGCGTGGAATTCATGAATCTAATCTTGGATTGAATCCTATTGTTGAAGGTCAAGTATTGCGAATACCTGTTCCCGAGACTACTGAAGAGAGGCGTCTTGCGCTTGTCAAAGTTGCGCATGCTTATGCTGAGAAAAGCAAAATTTCTGTACGCAATATTCGTCGTGATGGTATGGATCATTTAAAGAAATCTAGGAAATCTGGGAAAGCCAGTGAGGATATGGTAGCGAGTTTAGAAAATGATATCCAGAAAATTACGGATAGTACAATAAAAAATATTGACTCTTTTTTTGAAGAAAAGAAAAAGGAGATTATGCACTTTTGA
- the pnp gene encoding polyribonucleotide nucleotidyltransferase gives MCNMFDVHTVEIEWAGRPLKLETGRIARQSDGAVLATYGETVVLATVVYDRSLKDGQDFFPLTVNYQERTYAVGKIPGGYLRRESRPTENEILISRMIDRSIRPLFSKCYKNETQVIINVMQHDLESSPHVVSMVAASAALMLSGLPFEGPVVGAQVDYINGQYVLNPRLDEDQGSLDLFVSGTQDAVLMVELEANQLSEDVVLDAIIFGHNECKPVIEAISKLAKMCAKEPIVIDSKDFSKLEEEMSQMIKEDLRVSCFIPEKYVRCKQIDDLKKKMVSYFSSEHSSWNEGEIVSVFEDIQAKVVRTVMLDKKVRMDGRDSETVRDISAQVGLLQRTHGSSLFIRGDTQAIVVVTLGTREDEQYVDSLSGTQRNDFMMHYNFLPCATGEVSRMGAPSRREIGHGRLARRAIHPVLPQTAQFPYTLRIVSEITESDGSSSMATVCGSSLALMDAGVPISKPVAGIAMGLVKDGDDFIILSDISGDEDHLGHMDFKVAGTDSGITAMQMDMKIGGISENIMVMALQQAKRGRLHILNEMSKVLSESRLQLGEFTPRVEIMAIPPDQIRNVIGMGGKVIRGIVEQTGAKVNIDDDGTVKIASSSLAEIEAAREMIRSITDVPEVNKIYKGQVVKVMDFGAFVHFCGARDGLVHISQLSTERVAKTSDVVKEGDTVWVKLLDFDDRGKIKLSMKVVDQNTGKPIV, from the coding sequence ATGTGTAATATGTTCGATGTGCATACAGTTGAAATTGAGTGGGCTGGTCGTCCGCTTAAATTGGAAACCGGTAGGATTGCACGACAATCTGATGGAGCTGTTTTGGCAACTTATGGAGAGACGGTTGTTTTAGCTACTGTTGTGTACGATAGGTCTCTTAAAGATGGACAAGATTTTTTCCCTTTAACTGTCAATTATCAAGAACGGACATATGCTGTTGGTAAAATTCCAGGGGGATACTTAAGGCGTGAGTCTCGTCCTACAGAAAATGAAATTTTGATTTCTCGTATGATTGACCGTTCTATTCGTCCCTTGTTTTCAAAGTGTTATAAAAATGAGACACAGGTAATCATTAATGTTATGCAACATGATTTGGAAAGTAGTCCTCATGTTGTCAGTATGGTAGCCGCATCTGCTGCGTTAATGTTATCGGGATTGCCATTTGAAGGTCCTGTTGTGGGTGCACAAGTGGATTATATCAATGGGCAATATGTTTTAAATCCACGTTTAGATGAAGATCAGGGATCTCTTGATCTTTTTGTTTCGGGTACTCAAGATGCTGTTCTTATGGTTGAGTTAGAGGCTAACCAATTGTCCGAAGATGTTGTGTTGGATGCTATCATCTTTGGTCATAATGAATGTAAGCCTGTTATTGAAGCTATTTCCAAACTTGCAAAGATGTGTGCAAAAGAGCCGATAGTCATAGATTCAAAGGATTTTTCGAAATTGGAAGAGGAAATGTCCCAGATGATCAAAGAAGATCTTCGGGTTTCTTGTTTTATCCCTGAGAAATATGTGCGTTGTAAACAGATTGATGATCTTAAGAAAAAAATGGTTTCTTATTTTAGTAGTGAGCATTCTTCTTGGAACGAAGGAGAAATCGTTTCTGTGTTTGAGGATATACAGGCTAAGGTTGTTCGTACGGTCATGCTGGACAAAAAAGTTCGTATGGATGGACGTGATTCTGAGACAGTGCGTGATATTAGTGCACAAGTTGGTCTTCTACAGCGTACACATGGTTCATCGCTTTTTATTCGAGGTGATACCCAGGCAATAGTAGTGGTAACTCTTGGGACAAGAGAAGATGAGCAATATGTCGATTCTTTATCTGGAACACAAAGAAATGATTTTATGATGCATTATAATTTTTTACCTTGTGCTACAGGAGAAGTTAGTCGAATGGGAGCTCCTAGTCGGCGTGAAATAGGTCATGGTAGGTTAGCGCGACGAGCTATTCATCCTGTTTTGCCACAGACTGCACAGTTTCCTTATACTTTACGCATAGTTTCTGAAATCACTGAATCTGATGGCTCTTCTTCAATGGCAACAGTATGTGGATCTTCATTAGCGTTGATGGATGCTGGTGTTCCTATCTCCAAACCAGTTGCGGGCATAGCTATGGGATTGGTAAAAGACGGGGATGATTTCATTATTTTGTCTGATATATCGGGAGATGAAGATCATCTAGGGCATATGGATTTTAAAGTTGCAGGGACGGATTCGGGTATTACTGCAATGCAAATGGATATGAAGATAGGGGGGATTTCTGAAAATATTATGGTGATGGCCTTGCAACAAGCAAAGAGAGGGCGTCTTCATATTTTAAATGAAATGTCTAAGGTTCTCTCAGAGAGTCGTTTGCAACTTGGTGAGTTTACCCCACGTGTTGAAATTATGGCTATCCCTCCTGATCAAATACGAAATGTCATTGGAATGGGGGGTAAGGTTATCCGTGGTATAGTTGAACAGACGGGTGCAAAGGTCAATATAGATGATGATGGTACCGTTAAAATAGCATCTTCTTCCCTTGCAGAAATAGAGGCTGCGCGTGAGATGATACGTTCCATTACGGATGTACCAGAAGTCAATAAGATTTATAAAGGACAAGTAGTTAAGGTTATGGATTTTGGTGCTTTCGTGCATTTTTGTGGTGCACGTGATGGACTTGTACACATATCTCAGCTTTCTACGGAGAGAGTTGCTAAGACAAGTGATGTCGTCAAAGAAGGTGATACTGTGTGGGTGAAATTATTGGATTTTGACGATCGGGGAAAAATTAAATTGTCTATGAAGGTCGTTGATCAGAATACAGGAAAACCTATTGTTTGA
- the dapD gene encoding 2,3,4,5-tetrahydropyridine-2,6-dicarboxylate N-succinyltransferase: MTIVSTLEEIIDSFFEESNSKNESIPQDVKDAVQSTLDLLDRGIIRIASRDDNGHWNTHQWIKKAILLSFQINPTKIISDGNGYSTWWDKIPAKFDDWKTKDFEKHNFRIIPGTIVRHSAYIGPKAVLMPSFVNMGAYIGEGSMIDTWSTVGSCAQIGKNVHISGGVGIGGVLEPIQTGPTIIEDNCFIGARSEIVEGCIIREGSVLGMGVFIGKSTKIIDRNTGEITYGEVPSYSVVVPGSYPSINLKGDIAGPHLYCAVIIKKVDEKTRSKTSINTLLRDYS, encoded by the coding sequence ATCACTATCGTTAGCACCTTAGAAGAAATCATTGATTCTTTCTTCGAAGAATCCAACTCTAAAAACGAATCAATTCCACAAGATGTGAAAGATGCCGTCCAATCTACCTTAGACCTATTAGACAGAGGGATAATACGAATTGCATCACGTGATGATAATGGTCATTGGAACACACATCAGTGGATCAAAAAAGCTATTTTGTTATCGTTCCAAATCAATCCTACAAAAATTATTTCAGATGGGAATGGTTATTCAACATGGTGGGATAAAATACCTGCAAAATTTGATGATTGGAAAACCAAGGATTTTGAAAAACATAACTTCCGCATTATTCCTGGCACAATAGTACGTCATTCCGCATATATCGGACCTAAAGCTGTCTTGATGCCATCTTTTGTCAATATGGGAGCTTATATTGGCGAAGGAAGCATGATAGACACTTGGTCAACAGTAGGATCGTGTGCTCAAATTGGGAAAAATGTCCATATTTCTGGAGGAGTAGGCATTGGTGGTGTACTTGAACCAATACAAACAGGACCAACTATCATAGAAGATAATTGCTTTATTGGAGCTCGTTCCGAAATAGTAGAGGGATGCATAATTCGCGAAGGATCTGTCCTCGGAATGGGGGTGTTTATTGGAAAATCTACTAAAATTATAGACCGTAATACAGGAGAAATTACTTATGGCGAAGTTCCCTCGTATTCTGTAGTCGTTCCTGGCAGTTATCCTAGTATAAATTTAAAAGGTGATATAGCAGGGCCACACCTTTATTGCGCAGTTATAATTAAAAAAGTAGATGAAAAAACTAGATCTAAAACTAGCATCAATACACTATTACGTGATTATTCATAA
- the dapE gene encoding succinyl-diaminopimelate desuccinylase: MTPDCLEHLIQLIKCPSVTPQDGGAFFILVNTLKLLGFSIEEKDFQTKNTSIVKNLYARFGTEAPHLMFAGHIDVVPPGDFNHWTYPPFSATIAEGKIYGRGIVDMKGSIACFIAAVARFIPKYKNFGSISLLITGDEEGPAINGTKKMLSWIEKKGEKWDACIVGEPTCNHIIGDTIKIGRRGSLSGEITIHGKQGHVAYPHLTENPIRGLIPLLHQLTNIGFDTGNTTFSPTNMEITTIDVGNPSKNVIPAQVKMSFNIRFNDLWNEKTLKEEIRSRLIKGIQNVPKLSHTVHFSSPVSPVFLTHDRKLTSLLSKSIYNTTGNIPLLSTSGGTSDARFIKDYCPVIEFGLVGRTMHALNENASLQDLEDLTCIYENFLQNWFITPSQ, encoded by the coding sequence ATGACCCCAGATTGTCTAGAACATCTCATACAATTAATAAAGTGCCCTTCAGTCACTCCACAAGACGGAGGAGCATTTTTCATACTAGTCAATACTTTAAAGCTACTTGGCTTTTCTATTGAAGAAAAAGATTTTCAAACAAAAAACACCTCAATCGTCAAAAATCTTTATGCTCGCTTTGGTACGGAAGCACCCCATTTAATGTTTGCTGGACATATTGATGTTGTGCCTCCTGGCGATTTTAATCATTGGACATATCCACCATTTTCAGCAACTATTGCAGAAGGAAAAATATATGGACGTGGAATTGTCGATATGAAAGGAAGCATCGCTTGTTTTATAGCTGCCGTTGCCCGCTTTATTCCAAAATATAAAAATTTTGGATCTATTTCCCTTTTAATCACCGGAGATGAAGAAGGTCCTGCAATAAATGGCACAAAAAAAATGCTATCATGGATCGAAAAAAAGGGAGAAAAATGGGATGCATGTATAGTAGGAGAACCAACATGCAACCATATAATAGGAGATACAATAAAAATCGGACGCCGAGGAAGCCTTTCAGGAGAGATCACCATTCATGGCAAACAAGGACACGTAGCCTATCCACATCTAACGGAGAATCCCATAAGGGGACTGATCCCACTATTGCATCAATTAACCAACATAGGATTTGATACTGGCAACACTACTTTCTCACCTACAAATATGGAAATAACAACAATAGACGTAGGAAATCCTTCAAAAAATGTCATTCCAGCACAAGTTAAGATGTCTTTTAACATACGCTTCAACGATCTTTGGAATGAAAAAACCTTAAAAGAGGAAATTAGATCGCGTCTAATAAAAGGAATCCAAAATGTACCAAAACTATCTCATACCGTACACTTTTCATCGCCTGTGAGTCCTGTCTTTTTAACACATGATAGGAAACTAACATCTCTGTTAAGTAAGAGCATCTACAATACGACTGGAAATATTCCCCTATTATCCACTTCTGGAGGAACATCTGATGCACGCTTTATCAAAGATTACTGTCCTGTTATAGAATTTGGACTTGTAGGAAGAACAATGCACGCCCTAAATGAAAACGCATCCCTTCAAGATCTTGAAGATTTAACCTGTATATATGAAAATTTTCTACAAAATTGGTTCATAACTCCTTCGCAATAA
- a CDS encoding HIT family protein — protein MKEKSSTHYDNQNIFIKIIRNETNACRVYEDDILLAIMDIMPRNPGHVLIIPKSRIRDIFEAPPEILSQIAFLIKKIAIACKSAFQADGIQILQFNGHAAGQTVPHLHFHVIPCKNGDNASHTNIHPTQKIENFAKLEINAQKIRKELQNFLKTT, from the coding sequence ATGAAAGAAAAATCTTCAACTCATTACGATAATCAGAATATCTTCATAAAAATCATACGTAACGAAACAAATGCATGTCGCGTTTACGAAGATGATATTTTACTTGCTATAATGGATATTATGCCTCGTAATCCAGGACATGTTTTGATTATTCCAAAATCTCGTATAAGAGATATTTTTGAAGCCCCCCCAGAGATTCTTTCTCAGATAGCGTTTTTAATCAAAAAAATTGCAATAGCGTGCAAAAGCGCTTTCCAAGCGGATGGCATCCAAATCTTGCAGTTCAATGGACATGCTGCAGGACAAACCGTTCCCCATTTGCATTTTCATGTTATTCCTTGCAAAAATGGGGACAACGCCTCCCATACGAATATTCACCCAACACAAAAAATAGAAAATTTTGCAAAATTGGAGATTAATGCACAAAAAATTCGCAAAGAACTACAAAACTTTCTAAAAACGACATAA
- the uppS gene encoding polyprenyl diphosphate synthase: MMSSSPPDHIGIIMDGNGRWAAARGLPRCAGHRKGIEVFNEIVAAAAEVGIKNLTIFAFSINNWRRPVSEISELVKLIKSFLKKGFYSLKKNNIKVRVIGNRLSLDDDILCVLKEAEDQTRLNTGLNLFIAFNYSSRDEISRAIKNIFQDIESGSVCSHDVDSSLIAKYLDTSDVPDPDLIIRTGGEKRLSDFLLWQVAYSEFVFIPEYWPDFSRELFFHALNQYNLRDRRFGGLSKKG, encoded by the coding sequence ATGATGTCCTCATCACCTCCCGATCATATTGGTATCATTATGGATGGTAACGGGCGTTGGGCAGCTGCTCGTGGTCTTCCGCGTTGTGCTGGACACCGTAAGGGCATAGAGGTGTTCAATGAAATAGTTGCTGCTGCTGCTGAAGTGGGTATAAAAAATCTTACAATTTTTGCTTTTTCAATCAACAATTGGCGTAGGCCTGTTTCTGAGATTTCAGAATTAGTAAAATTGATCAAGTCCTTTCTCAAAAAAGGATTTTATAGCTTAAAAAAAAATAATATAAAAGTACGCGTTATTGGGAATCGTTTAAGCCTCGATGATGATATTTTATGTGTGTTAAAAGAAGCTGAAGATCAAACTAGGCTTAATACAGGATTAAACTTATTTATTGCTTTTAATTATAGTTCGCGTGACGAGATTTCACGTGCTATCAAAAATATTTTTCAAGATATAGAATCTGGTTCTGTGTGTTCGCATGATGTAGATAGTTCTTTAATTGCTAAATATTTGGATACGTCAGATGTTCCTGATCCAGACCTTATCATTCGTACAGGTGGTGAAAAGCGTCTGTCTGATTTTTTGCTCTGGCAAGTTGCTTATTCCGAATTTGTTTTTATACCAGAATACTGGCCTGATTTTTCTCGAGAACTGTTTTTTCATGCGTTAAATCAGTATAATCTTCGGGATAGACGGTTTGGTGGTTTATCTAAAAAGGGATAG